A portion of the Intestinibacillus sp. Marseille-P6563 genome contains these proteins:
- a CDS encoding MATE family efflux transporter, which yields MKKSYEIDMCNGPLLSRILLFSLPLICSGILQLLFNAADIIVVGRFTGSQAMAAVGSTSSLINLLVNFFIGISVGANVLIARFCGGNDFDDAQETVQTALWTAITGGMILIVVGVLAARPMLEWMATPEDVLDQAVLYMRIYFIGMPATMLYNFGAAVLRAVGDTRRPLYFLMMSGVVNVICNLFFVIVLDLGVVGVASATVIAQIISACLIVYCLTQMDGACHVDLKHMHFHLDKFRRMMQIGLPAGLQSVIFNISNVLIQSSINSFGAIVVAGNTAAANIEGFVYTSMNAIYQTALSFTSQNLGARQYGRIDQILIRCLILVTCIGLLLGNGAHFFGRELLSIYSGEAEVVSYGMARLNVVAVTYFLCGMMDVVAGSVRGMGYSVMPMLVSLAGACVFRIFWIFTIFRWQHTLFVLYISYPISWILTVCAHVVCYLVLRRKVFRPVQKQTNVPSVS from the coding sequence ATGAAAAAATCCTATGAGATCGATATGTGCAATGGGCCGTTGCTCAGCCGTATCCTGCTGTTTTCGCTGCCGCTGATTTGCTCGGGCATCTTACAGCTTTTGTTCAATGCCGCTGACATCATCGTCGTGGGCCGCTTTACCGGCAGTCAGGCGATGGCAGCCGTTGGGTCGACCAGTTCCCTAATCAATCTGCTGGTCAATTTTTTTATCGGTATTTCGGTCGGAGCGAATGTATTGATCGCACGTTTTTGCGGGGGCAATGATTTTGATGATGCCCAGGAAACCGTACAAACTGCTTTGTGGACAGCCATTACGGGAGGCATGATCCTGATTGTCGTCGGCGTTCTGGCGGCGCGCCCCATGCTGGAATGGATGGCAACGCCGGAAGATGTACTCGACCAGGCAGTGCTGTACATGCGTATTTATTTTATCGGCATGCCGGCCACCATGCTTTACAATTTTGGCGCCGCTGTTTTGCGCGCCGTGGGCGATACCAGACGTCCGCTGTACTTCCTGATGATGTCGGGTGTTGTAAACGTAATTTGCAATCTGTTCTTTGTCATTGTGCTCGATCTCGGGGTTGTAGGTGTTGCGTCGGCGACCGTCATCGCTCAGATCATTTCGGCGTGCCTGATCGTCTATTGCCTGACCCAAATGGATGGGGCTTGTCATGTGGATTTGAAACACATGCACTTCCATCTGGATAAATTCCGCCGTATGATGCAGATCGGCTTGCCGGCAGGCCTGCAAAGCGTGATTTTCAACATTTCCAATGTGCTCATTCAGTCGTCCATCAATTCCTTTGGTGCGATCGTGGTGGCCGGGAATACCGCAGCGGCCAACATCGAAGGTTTTGTCTATACGTCGATGAATGCGATTTATCAGACAGCGCTCAGCTTTACCAGTCAGAACCTGGGCGCCCGGCAGTATGGACGCATCGATCAAATTCTGATTCGGTGTCTGATTTTGGTGACCTGTATCGGTCTGCTGCTAGGCAATGGCGCGCATTTCTTTGGCCGCGAATTGCTGAGCATTTATTCGGGCGAGGCCGAAGTCGTTTCGTACGGTATGGCACGATTGAACGTGGTAGCAGTTACCTATTTCTTATGCGGCATGATGGATGTGGTCGCAGGCAGTGTACGTGGTATGGGATATTCGGTCATGCCAATGCTGGTATCCCTGGCAGGTGCTTGTGTATTCCGTATTTTCTGGATTTTTACCATCTTCCGTTGGCAGCATACCCTATTTGTATTGTACATCTCGTATCCGATTTCGTGGATTTTGACCGTCTGTGCGCATGTCGTGTGTTATCTGGTACTGCGGCGCAAAGTCTTTCGGCCGGTCCAAAAGCAAACCAATGTCCCCAGCGTATCCTGA
- a CDS encoding LytR/AlgR family response regulator transcription factor, with the protein MELNVRIFEDQPAAVQQLTQAVQDWCATHHCTVRIASYPSEVSIDDNTASQTDIFFFDIELAGGSGLHAAQAIRSHHPHVPIVFLTNHQKYVFDGYTVQAFRYLMKPITPKDCASCMEQAYAFSQSKQQQMLRIIQKGRWWFLPIEQILYIEATGHVCRIQTQQEQIDCRKSFCELRQELPPHTFIQTHRSYLVNYRYIHTLSDKSLCLDDGEQIPVSRSYRPAVIQFLATHLGGTL; encoded by the coding sequence GTGGAACTGAATGTCCGTATTTTTGAGGATCAGCCGGCTGCGGTGCAGCAGCTGACACAAGCGGTGCAGGATTGGTGCGCCACACATCACTGTACTGTCCGCATCGCGTCCTATCCCAGCGAAGTATCGATCGATGACAACACGGCTTCTCAAACTGATATTTTCTTTTTTGATATTGAACTGGCCGGCGGTTCAGGGCTGCATGCCGCACAAGCCATCCGTTCTCATCATCCGCATGTTCCCATTGTCTTTCTGACCAACCATCAAAAATATGTTTTTGATGGTTATACCGTTCAGGCATTTCGTTATCTGATGAAGCCTATCACGCCCAAGGACTGTGCGTCCTGCATGGAACAGGCCTATGCGTTTTCCCAGTCCAAGCAGCAGCAAATGCTGCGCATCATCCAAAAAGGCCGCTGGTGGTTCCTGCCCATTGAACAGATCTTGTACATCGAAGCGACCGGGCATGTTTGCCGCATCCAAACCCAGCAGGAACAAATCGACTGCCGTAAAAGCTTTTGCGAGTTGCGGCAGGAACTCCCGCCCCATACCTTTATCCAGACCCACCGCTCGTATCTGGTCAACTATCGGTACATCCATACCCTGTCCGATAAATCGCTTTGTCTGGATGATGGAGAACAAATCCCGGTCAGCCGCAGCTATCGCCCGGCTGTCATCCAATTTTTAGCTACCCATCTTGGAGGAACTCTGTGA
- a CDS encoding sensor histidine kinase has product MTILENILIILSSLLDQALPLLLFWLVIQPNRDKFHWSFYGLCVGVFTLFCCLLSFSDIHYLVKTAWVVLLKIFYCWTISEHKFAISLFLPVVDLVSMYACESSVPFVLALLFPHVSFSDVSDTSFLMVFGILESRSLLYLLWGGCILLLYRRKPIIHPRAIHTSQWIALCSGIGFLASFVVAFQWVANLHPEAIHSILGAFPIIFLIITILFFLLALSLSSEAERKYRLENELLQAEQQLEQQKAVSSMYEQIRGAQHDFRNHMQIIASLAEQQNDTEVVNYVKDILGSLAASSAFVNTGVPAVDALMNSKFIYAKKHNIQVSAEICFPEPLTITISDLCAALFNLLDNAIEACEKNQLPENRWLELTLHQADSFLVIRCSNPSEVRPTQGRNGFRTSKPGARHGIGMKQLQRVANRYSGFFHATYQNGIFTAKLALSQGAKVEHIHASYINTEEAHSHVQTME; this is encoded by the coding sequence GTGACAATCCTAGAAAATATTTTGATTATCTTATCTTCTTTGCTGGACCAGGCCTTGCCGCTGCTGCTTTTCTGGCTGGTCATCCAGCCCAATCGTGACAAATTCCATTGGTCCTTTTATGGACTTTGCGTGGGTGTGTTCACGCTTTTCTGCTGTTTGCTCAGCTTTAGCGACATCCATTATCTTGTGAAAACCGCCTGGGTTGTTCTTCTTAAAATATTCTACTGCTGGACGATCTCGGAACATAAATTCGCGATATCCCTCTTTCTGCCGGTCGTGGATTTGGTCAGCATGTATGCCTGTGAAAGCAGTGTCCCGTTTGTTTTGGCACTTTTATTCCCGCATGTTTCTTTTTCGGACGTATCCGATACCTCATTTTTGATGGTATTTGGTATTTTAGAATCCCGCAGCCTGCTTTATTTGCTGTGGGGCGGCTGCATTCTGTTGCTGTACCGCCGCAAGCCGATCATTCATCCGCGTGCCATCCACACGTCGCAGTGGATTGCGCTGTGTTCGGGCATCGGGTTTCTAGCCAGCTTTGTGGTTGCATTCCAATGGGTGGCTAACCTGCACCCAGAAGCGATTCATTCGATTCTGGGTGCGTTTCCGATCATCTTTCTGATCATTACCATTCTGTTTTTCCTGCTCGCCCTCAGTTTGTCTTCCGAAGCCGAACGCAAATACCGTTTGGAAAACGAACTGCTCCAAGCCGAACAGCAGCTTGAGCAGCAAAAGGCCGTGTCCTCCATGTATGAGCAGATTCGAGGCGCACAGCATGATTTTCGCAACCACATGCAAATCATTGCTTCTCTGGCCGAGCAGCAGAATGATACCGAAGTGGTCAATTATGTCAAAGACATCCTGGGCTCCCTGGCTGCCAGTTCGGCGTTTGTCAATACCGGTGTGCCAGCTGTGGACGCTCTGATGAATTCCAAGTTTATCTATGCGAAAAAGCATAACATTCAGGTGTCAGCTGAAATCTGTTTCCCCGAACCGCTGACCATTACCATCTCAGACCTTTGTGCCGCTCTGTTCAATCTGCTGGACAATGCCATCGAAGCGTGTGAAAAAAATCAGCTTCCCGAAAATCGCTGGCTGGAACTGACCTTACATCAGGCCGACAGTTTCCTGGTCATTCGTTGCAGCAATCCCAGTGAAGTGCGACCCACCCAAGGCCGCAATGGATTCCGCACCAGTAAGCCTGGCGCACGGCACGGCATCGGGATGAAGCAGTTACAGCGCGTTGCCAACCGATACAGCGGCTTTTTCCATGCCACCTATCAAAACGGTATTTTCACCGCCAAGCTCGCCCTTTCCCAAGGCGCCAAAGTCGAGCACATTCACGCATCCTATATCAACACCGAGGAGGCACATTCCCATGTTCAAACGATGGAGTAA
- a CDS encoding accessory gene regulator B family protein, with protein MFKRWSNFLISRNIIAPEDAEVQEYGLFCLVETISFHAAQLLLAIFLHLVPETLLFDATFLLLRSHTGGYHASTPMRCFVMSIAVWAGLMLACHYVPVGICLALGLLAVLVIWRIAPLPHENNPFSPERLVQVTHRMHIILILLVLLSGLFLALQLWIFARLVLLVLVCIAFSLYMAWRKSNVNI; from the coding sequence ATGTTCAAACGATGGAGTAATTTCCTAATTTCCCGCAATATCATTGCCCCGGAAGATGCTGAGGTGCAGGAATATGGCCTGTTCTGCCTGGTCGAAACCATTTCATTTCATGCAGCACAGCTTCTTTTGGCCATTTTTCTGCATCTGGTTCCGGAAACTCTGCTTTTTGATGCCACGTTCCTGCTGCTGCGCAGCCATACCGGCGGATATCATGCCTCGACTCCCATGCGCTGCTTTGTGATGAGCATTGCGGTCTGGGCTGGACTGATGCTGGCCTGCCACTATGTCCCGGTTGGGATTTGTCTGGCTCTGGGGCTTCTCGCGGTCCTGGTCATCTGGCGTATTGCTCCCCTGCCGCATGAAAACAATCCCTTCAGCCCCGAACGGCTCGTGCAAGTCACTCACCGAATGCATATCATTTTGATCCTTCTCGTGCTACTTTCTGGCCTTTTCCTTGCCTTGCAGCTGTGGATCTTTGCCCGGTTGGTGCTGCTGGTGCTGGTATGCATTGCCTTTTCGCTTTACATGGCCTGGCGCAAGTCGAATGTAAACATTTAA
- a CDS encoding sensor histidine kinase, which yields MSYRDKLRLMIVLLLVLSVGLSGAWLITVSFDNALNQEAGAAQDEQRMALSMLSAATSNAEWDARDLAGAIRTLERQSGQSFRLSDGQGRVLYQQVHHGQTFQAGLIEKADEKTMAWRVQQESNGNHMIQTAGMLTDGKQKFYLEALRPIEDIYEARKALSHSFVGLLCAMAVIGSLAAMLLSHWLTGSLTALAETARAITEGDLSRRADEQGQDEIGQLARDFNLMTNRLSKNIQALQGAVERQEEFMASFAHEMRTPMTSIIGYADLLRSTELPPASRAEAVHYIFSEGKRLESLSNKLLDLIVLQKQDIAKKPCNMGALIRQAGGLFEQRFQKAGITFSCQTDDTVWLVEPDLFQTLVINLLDNARKAMPDGGHITLQAGKMDREWRMSIQDTGRGMPAEAIPRLTEAFYRVDKARARASGGVGLGLRLCAEIVKLHQGTLSFASQEGRGTTVTVCFREGAAL from the coding sequence AACCAGGAAGCGGGCGCTGCACAGGATGAACAGCGCATGGCGCTGTCGATGCTGTCGGCAGCGACCAGCAATGCGGAATGGGATGCACGCGATCTGGCGGGCGCAATCCGCACGCTGGAGCGGCAGAGCGGCCAGTCGTTCCGTTTAAGCGATGGACAAGGCCGGGTGCTGTATCAGCAGGTTCATCACGGACAGACCTTTCAAGCGGGCCTGATTGAGAAGGCCGATGAAAAGACCATGGCTTGGCGGGTGCAGCAGGAGAGCAATGGCAATCACATGATCCAGACGGCAGGCATGCTCACCGATGGCAAACAGAAGTTTTATCTGGAAGCCTTGCGGCCGATCGAGGACATTTATGAAGCGCGCAAGGCGTTGAGTCATAGCTTTGTTGGCCTGTTGTGCGCGATGGCTGTCATTGGCTCGCTGGCGGCTATGCTGTTATCCCACTGGCTGACCGGGTCGTTGACCGCTCTGGCTGAAACCGCGCGTGCCATTACCGAGGGCGATCTTTCCCGTCGGGCCGACGAACAAGGACAGGATGAGATTGGCCAGCTGGCACGCGATTTCAATCTGATGACCAACCGGTTGTCCAAAAATATTCAGGCGCTGCAAGGTGCCGTCGAACGGCAGGAAGAATTTATGGCTTCGTTTGCCCATGAGATGCGCACGCCGATGACTTCGATCATTGGGTATGCCGATTTGCTGCGTTCGACTGAACTGCCGCCTGCCAGCCGCGCCGAGGCGGTGCATTACATCTTTTCCGAGGGCAAGCGGTTGGAAAGCCTGTCCAACAAACTGCTCGACCTGATCGTCCTGCAAAAACAGGACATTGCCAAAAAGCCTTGCAATATGGGCGCACTGATCCGGCAGGCAGGTGGCCTGTTTGAGCAGCGGTTCCAGAAAGCAGGCATCACCTTTTCTTGTCAGACCGATGATACGGTCTGGCTGGTGGAACCCGATTTGTTTCAAACACTGGTCATTAATTTGCTGGACAATGCGCGCAAGGCCATGCCGGATGGCGGACACATTACGCTGCAAGCCGGGAAGATGGATCGGGAATGGCGGATGAGCATTCAGGATACCGGACGCGGAATGCCGGCAGAAGCCATCCCACGCTTGACCGAAGCATTTTACCGCGTGGATAAGGCGCGTGCGCGTGCGAGCGGTGGCGTTGGTCTGGGACTGCGTTTGTGCGCCGAAATCGTCAAACTGCATCAGGGAACGCTGTCCTTTGCAAGCCAGGAGGGACGCGGCACGACCGTGACCGTCTGCTTCCGAGAGGGGGCTGCGTTATGA